The Lineus longissimus chromosome 2, tnLinLong1.2, whole genome shotgun sequence genome window below encodes:
- the LOC135483249 gene encoding serine/arginine repetitive matrix protein 1-like isoform X8, giving the protein MQHSSAVSNSETMDDSGRALLSMDIDRFTKLGHEELQNGDVTKAVEAFLFAFKQAKQFDDGYLERSCAFNLGAVYIASNNPEKGLELLQRAVPPMNKRDGSSNGDLYYNFGLGYESLKNSAEMVKYFQMALQEYELENNHEMIAALSKKLGQIYAKGSKSKEAADCYGKAAKAFGSLFQVEERILMLSNRAQQLLKVGDKTECLPTLDDCFQLCQKMENKSSQVKLYGDLGLFYTQCGDYGKACQCFQDALYIVKLVTTDKKKEAVIVQNLGAVYNTLGQYEEALNHHTAAAAMHAELGNRGAQGQCFSNAAYSYTQLGDNESAGEFYLHALQASKDAGDKHGEWQAMEGLGAVAFNRGLTDRAVQYFNKALVILSGCEQNLVAQERIVGKLTDAIQCKVAKASDGLPPLPVKHSLSTKESVQSIPVTMSKRELARSHSGRPPSVISLPTKQTPLYVPAPPMKDIDRNIRRPRKISDTGLIIPYYNALGLSDYDSDTDLSLSTAPSSRRVSRSRRLSDEVDGMLKQFREDSYRSEDYYPYYQKPYNTPLWKGRTNRPLTARPERRKKKTSLTNEEVALIRAMRRGSRDTSEKSRQPVEAPKSSKKEKKRRLGARRPVSPSNVMVPHAKNVLSDRRLLRSNTFDSKENYRQRMKKLYKLSDSDIDWEYLNRIGPKPITPRESLIRGRSFVEEGVHIFSSKVSESSSSTSLSLDSKTTKESDSETETDTDSDEETIEEHQDNLPTSFNLDSIRYARTSEEYRRMMKEGREVRRYSPADPDKGVRPMSSRQRPSDRQRSYNGRPSSSKSRPKETDEIPKARVSPRAQAPPSPRQAQPSPRTQPSPREEASSIESPVPVSLPTQNLEMAPRPPESPRSPSQEHPPSRERFEKRMMEHMDAEKSEQRTNRIDSIDSAQSSSMADTDSRSNSRDPDYEDALPVETAVSPDAAPASSPRPLDRGVSLATSATDKSDNRDLEEYRRKLERRDASLDGTESISESNLSESGSLYTSSDSGTLTADEEPPYESIRLGTTGTPPPVPPPLESTYEKPTGAQPGPNFFRADTEEVEEKMTASEAVMGESGLYESIRTGKFEDVPPGVEPTAGDGTNGGEGTSQPVVPPRPPNIENMSRAEKEMKDNREKALYDYQVKRDEYQRRREERRKLQQASVEEKDDKLRARQRSRMCSVM; this is encoded by the exons ATGCAGCATAGCAGCGCTGTCAGT AATTCAGAAACAATGGATGATTCAGGCCGAGCACTCCTGTCAATGGACATTGACAGGTTTACTAAACTTGGCCATGAAGAACTGCAGAATGGTGACGTCACGAAGGCTGTGGAGGCGTTCTTGTTCGCGTTCAAACAGGCGAAGCAATTTGACGATGGTTATTTGGAAAGGTCATGTGCTTTCAACCTTGGTGCTGTGTATATTGCTTCCAATAACCCGGAAAAGGGACTTGAACTTCTGCAGAGAGCTGTGCCCCCTATGAATAAAAGAGATGGAAGCTCAAATGGAGATTTGTACTATAACTTCGGATTGGGTTACGAATCACTTAAAAATAGTGCAGAGATGGTCAAGTACTTTCAAATGGCACTCCAAGAATATGAACTGGAGAATAACCATGAGATGATTGCTGCACTATCTAAGAAACTAGGACAGATCTATGCTAAGGGTTCTAAGTCTAAGGAAGCTGCGGATTGCTATGGTAAGGCAGCCAAGGCATTTGGTAGCTTATTCCAAGTCGAGGAGAGGATTCTGATGCTCAGTAACCGGGCACAGCAACTTTTGAAAGTCGGGGATAAAACAGAATGCCTGCCAACTCTCGATGATTGTTTTCAACTTTGCCAAAAGATGGAGAACAAGTCCAGTCAAG TCAAATTATACGGTGACCTTGGTCTCTTTTACACTCAATGTGGCGACTACGGGAAAGCATGTCAATGTTTCCAGGATGCTCTCTACATCGTGAAGCTCGTCACCACAGACAAGAAGAAAGAAGCTGTGATTGTACAAAATCTTGGTGCTGTTTATAACACTCTTGGGCAATATGAGGAGGCTTTGAATCATCATACTGCTGCTGCAGCGATGCATG CTGAACTCGGTAATCGGGGTGCCCAAGGCCAGTGTTTCTCCAATGCTGCCTATTCATACACGCAGCTTGGTGACAACGAATCGGCCGGCGAGTTCTACCTTCACGCTCTTCAGGCTTCGAAAGATGCTGGAGACAAACACGGAGAATGGCAGGCGATGGAAGGTCTCGGAGCTGTCGCCTTCAACAGGGGACTAACCGATAGAGCTGTACAGTATTTCAACAAAGCCCTGGTCATTCTATCAGGCTGCGAACAGAATCTAGTGGCACAGGAAAGAATCGTTGGAAAGCTGACGGATGCCATACAGTGCAAAGTTGCCAAGGCTTCAGATGGGCTTCCACCGTTACCTGTCAAACATTCGCTGAGTACCAAAGAGTCAGTGCAGTCG ATACCAGTCACCATGAGCAAAAGAGAGCTTGCAAGAAGTCACAGTGGACGTCCGCCGTCAGTCATCTCGCTTCCAACGAAGCAGACTCCCTTGTATGTACCAGCGCCACCTATGAAGGATATCGACAGGAACATCAG GCGACCCAGGAAAATTTCTGACACAGGTTTGATCATACCATATTATAATGCCCTCGGTCTGTCGGACTACGACAGTGATACAGACTTGTCGCTTTCAACGGCACCGTCTTCCCGCAGAGTATCTCGTAGTCGAAGGTTATCAGATGAAGTGGACGGAATGCTCAAACAGTTTAGAGAAGACAG TTATCGAAGTGAGGACTATTACCCATACTACCAGAAACCGTATAATACACCTTTGTG GAAAGGTCGCACCAATCGTCCATTGACTGCTAGACCTGagagaagaaagaaaaagacaTCATTGACAAATGAGGAAGTTGCATTGATCAGAGCCATGCGTCGTGGTTCCAGGGACACGTCAGAAAAGAGCAGACAGCCAGTTGAGGCACCTAAATCGtcaaagaaggagaagaaaagaAG GTTAGGTGCAAGGAGACCTGTAAGTCCCTCAAACGTCATGGTACCTCATGCGAAAAATGTGTTAAGTGATCGACGTCTTCTCAGATCAAATACATTTGATTCCAAGGAAAATTACAGACAACGCATGAAGAAGTTGTATAAACTTTCAGATTCTG ATATTGACTGGGAATACCTCAATAGAATTGGGCCAAAACCGATAACTCCCCGTGAGTCGCTGATCCGTGGCAGGAGCTTCGTTGAGGAAGGTGTCCACATCTTCAGCAGTAAAGTTTCAGAGTCGTCGTCATCCACGTCACTAAGCTTGGACTCAAAAACAACCAAAGAGTCGGACAGTGAAACAGAAACTGATACTGACTCTGATGAGGAAACGATTGAGGAACACCAGGATAATCTCCCAACAAGCTTTAACCTAGACAGTATTCGATATGCTCGCACATCTGAGGAGTATCGGCGCATGATGAAGGAAGGCCGTGAAGTACGAAGATACTCACCTGCGGATCCAGACAAGGGTGTGCGTCCTATGTCATCGCGGCAAAGACCATCAGATAGACAGAGGTCTTATAATGGCAGACCGTCATCTTCAAAAAGCAGACCCAAAGAAACTGACGAAATACCCAAGGCGCGTGTGTCACCTAGAGCACAAGCTCCACCATCACCACGCCAGGCTCAACCGTCACCCCGAACGCAGCCATCCCCAAGAGAAGAAGCCTCCTCAATCGAATCACCTGTGCCAGTATCTTTGCCAACCCAAAACCTTGAGATGGCACCGAGACCACCTGAGTCCCCCAGGTCTCCCTCACAAGAACACCCACCCTCCAGGGAGCGCTTTGAAAAACGTATGATGGAACACATGGACGCAGAAAAATCTGAGCAAAGAACGAATCGTATTGACTCCATCGATAGTGCTCAGTCTTCATCAATGGCGGACACAGACTCACGGTCGAATTCACGTGATCCTGATTACGAAGATGCATTACCTGTAGAAACTGCTGTATCTCCTGATGCAGCACCCGCATCGTCACCAAGGCCTCTGGATCGAGGAGTGTCTCTTGCCACCTCTGCAACTGATAAGTCGGACAACCGGGATTTAGAGGAGTATCGACGGAAGCTGGAACGACGTGATGCCAGTTTGGATGGCACAGAATCTATATCTGAGAGTAACTTGTCAGAAAGTGGGTCATTGTACACCTCGTCTGATTCTGGGACTCTTACAGCAGATGAAGAACCACCATATGAATCGATCAGGCTAGGAAC AACTGGTACACCTCCACCTGTTCCTCCACCATTGGAGTCCACCTATGAGAAACCAACAGGTGCACAACCTGGGCCAAACTTCTTCAGGGCGGACACTGAGGAAGTTGAGGAGAAGATGACAGCCAGTGAAG CAGTTATGGGGGAAAGTGGTCTTTATGAAAGTATCCGGACGGGCAAGTTTGAGGATGTACCACCTGGTGTTGAACCCACAGCAGGAGATGGGACAAATGGCGGGGAGGGCACATCTCAGCCTGTCGTGCCACCTCGGCCTCCAAATATCGAAAACATGTCAAGAGCTGAGAA AGAAATGAAAGACAACAG AGAGAAGGCTTTGTATGATTATCAAGTAAAGAGGGATGAATATCAGAGGAGACGGGAGGAGAGGAGAAAGTTACAGCAGGCCTCAGTAGAGGAAAAAGATGATAAGCTGAGGGCTCGGCAAAGGAGCCGAATGTGCTCAGTGATGTAG
- the LOC135483249 gene encoding serine/arginine repetitive matrix protein 1-like isoform X6 — translation MQHSSAVSNSETMDDSGRALLSMDIDRFTKLGHEELQNGDVTKAVEAFLFAFKQAKQFDDGYLERSCAFNLGAVYIASNNPEKGLELLQRAVPPMNKRDGSSNGDLYYNFGLGYESLKNSAEMVKYFQMALQEYELENNHEMIAALSKKLGQIYAKGSKSKEAADCYGKAAKAFGSLFQVEERILMLSNRAQQLLKVGDKTECLPTLDDCFQLCQKMENKSSQVKLYGDLGLFYTQCGDYGKACQCFQDALYIVKLVTTDKKKEAVIVQNLGAVYNTLGQYEEALNHHTAAAAMHAELGNRGAQGQCFSNAAYSYTQLGDNESAGEFYLHALQASKDAGDKHGEWQAMEGLGAVAFNRGLTDRAVQYFNKALVILSGCEQNLVAQERIVGKLTDAIQCKVAKASDGLPPLPVKHSLSTKESVQSIPVTMSKRELARSHSGRPPSVISLPTKQTPLYVPAPPMKDIDRNIRLLVNDESPSTRDFYRPTAPLTRNEFETKRRPRKISDTGLIIPYYNALGLSDYDSDTDLSLSTAPSSRRVSRSRRLSDEVDGMLKQFREDRKGRTNRPLTARPERRKKKTSLTNEEVALIRAMRRGSRDTSEKSRQPVEAPKSSKKEKKRRLGARRPVSPSNVMVPHAKNVLSDRRLLRSNTFDSKENYRQRMKKLYKLSDSDIDWEYLNRIGPKPITPRESLIRGRSFVEEGVHIFSSKVSESSSSTSLSLDSKTTKESDSETETDTDSDEETIEEHQDNLPTSFNLDSIRYARTSEEYRRMMKEGREVRRYSPADPDKGVRPMSSRQRPSDRQRSYNGRPSSSKSRPKETDEIPKARVSPRAQAPPSPRQAQPSPRTQPSPREEASSIESPVPVSLPTQNLEMAPRPPESPRSPSQEHPPSRERFEKRMMEHMDAEKSEQRTNRIDSIDSAQSSSMADTDSRSNSRDPDYEDALPVETAVSPDAAPASSPRPLDRGVSLATSATDKSDNRDLEEYRRKLERRDASLDGTESISESNLSESGSLYTSSDSGTLTADEEPPYESIRLGTTGTPPPVPPPLESTYEKPTGAQPGPNFFRADTEEVEEKMTASEAVMGESGLYESIRTGKFEDVPPGVEPTAGDGTNGGEGTSQPVVPPRPPNIENMSRAEKEMKDNREKALYDYQVKRDEYQRRREERRKLQQASVEEKDDKLRARQRSRMCSVM, via the exons ATGCAGCATAGCAGCGCTGTCAGT AATTCAGAAACAATGGATGATTCAGGCCGAGCACTCCTGTCAATGGACATTGACAGGTTTACTAAACTTGGCCATGAAGAACTGCAGAATGGTGACGTCACGAAGGCTGTGGAGGCGTTCTTGTTCGCGTTCAAACAGGCGAAGCAATTTGACGATGGTTATTTGGAAAGGTCATGTGCTTTCAACCTTGGTGCTGTGTATATTGCTTCCAATAACCCGGAAAAGGGACTTGAACTTCTGCAGAGAGCTGTGCCCCCTATGAATAAAAGAGATGGAAGCTCAAATGGAGATTTGTACTATAACTTCGGATTGGGTTACGAATCACTTAAAAATAGTGCAGAGATGGTCAAGTACTTTCAAATGGCACTCCAAGAATATGAACTGGAGAATAACCATGAGATGATTGCTGCACTATCTAAGAAACTAGGACAGATCTATGCTAAGGGTTCTAAGTCTAAGGAAGCTGCGGATTGCTATGGTAAGGCAGCCAAGGCATTTGGTAGCTTATTCCAAGTCGAGGAGAGGATTCTGATGCTCAGTAACCGGGCACAGCAACTTTTGAAAGTCGGGGATAAAACAGAATGCCTGCCAACTCTCGATGATTGTTTTCAACTTTGCCAAAAGATGGAGAACAAGTCCAGTCAAG TCAAATTATACGGTGACCTTGGTCTCTTTTACACTCAATGTGGCGACTACGGGAAAGCATGTCAATGTTTCCAGGATGCTCTCTACATCGTGAAGCTCGTCACCACAGACAAGAAGAAAGAAGCTGTGATTGTACAAAATCTTGGTGCTGTTTATAACACTCTTGGGCAATATGAGGAGGCTTTGAATCATCATACTGCTGCTGCAGCGATGCATG CTGAACTCGGTAATCGGGGTGCCCAAGGCCAGTGTTTCTCCAATGCTGCCTATTCATACACGCAGCTTGGTGACAACGAATCGGCCGGCGAGTTCTACCTTCACGCTCTTCAGGCTTCGAAAGATGCTGGAGACAAACACGGAGAATGGCAGGCGATGGAAGGTCTCGGAGCTGTCGCCTTCAACAGGGGACTAACCGATAGAGCTGTACAGTATTTCAACAAAGCCCTGGTCATTCTATCAGGCTGCGAACAGAATCTAGTGGCACAGGAAAGAATCGTTGGAAAGCTGACGGATGCCATACAGTGCAAAGTTGCCAAGGCTTCAGATGGGCTTCCACCGTTACCTGTCAAACATTCGCTGAGTACCAAAGAGTCAGTGCAGTCG ATACCAGTCACCATGAGCAAAAGAGAGCTTGCAAGAAGTCACAGTGGACGTCCGCCGTCAGTCATCTCGCTTCCAACGAAGCAGACTCCCTTGTATGTACCAGCGCCACCTATGAAGGATATCGACAGGAACATCAGGTTATTAGTTAATGACGAATCTCCATCCACACGGGATTTTTATAGGCCAACTGCTCCCTTGACAAG GAatgaatttgaaacaaaaag GCGACCCAGGAAAATTTCTGACACAGGTTTGATCATACCATATTATAATGCCCTCGGTCTGTCGGACTACGACAGTGATACAGACTTGTCGCTTTCAACGGCACCGTCTTCCCGCAGAGTATCTCGTAGTCGAAGGTTATCAGATGAAGTGGACGGAATGCTCAAACAGTTTAGAGAAGACAG GAAAGGTCGCACCAATCGTCCATTGACTGCTAGACCTGagagaagaaagaaaaagacaTCATTGACAAATGAGGAAGTTGCATTGATCAGAGCCATGCGTCGTGGTTCCAGGGACACGTCAGAAAAGAGCAGACAGCCAGTTGAGGCACCTAAATCGtcaaagaaggagaagaaaagaAG GTTAGGTGCAAGGAGACCTGTAAGTCCCTCAAACGTCATGGTACCTCATGCGAAAAATGTGTTAAGTGATCGACGTCTTCTCAGATCAAATACATTTGATTCCAAGGAAAATTACAGACAACGCATGAAGAAGTTGTATAAACTTTCAGATTCTG ATATTGACTGGGAATACCTCAATAGAATTGGGCCAAAACCGATAACTCCCCGTGAGTCGCTGATCCGTGGCAGGAGCTTCGTTGAGGAAGGTGTCCACATCTTCAGCAGTAAAGTTTCAGAGTCGTCGTCATCCACGTCACTAAGCTTGGACTCAAAAACAACCAAAGAGTCGGACAGTGAAACAGAAACTGATACTGACTCTGATGAGGAAACGATTGAGGAACACCAGGATAATCTCCCAACAAGCTTTAACCTAGACAGTATTCGATATGCTCGCACATCTGAGGAGTATCGGCGCATGATGAAGGAAGGCCGTGAAGTACGAAGATACTCACCTGCGGATCCAGACAAGGGTGTGCGTCCTATGTCATCGCGGCAAAGACCATCAGATAGACAGAGGTCTTATAATGGCAGACCGTCATCTTCAAAAAGCAGACCCAAAGAAACTGACGAAATACCCAAGGCGCGTGTGTCACCTAGAGCACAAGCTCCACCATCACCACGCCAGGCTCAACCGTCACCCCGAACGCAGCCATCCCCAAGAGAAGAAGCCTCCTCAATCGAATCACCTGTGCCAGTATCTTTGCCAACCCAAAACCTTGAGATGGCACCGAGACCACCTGAGTCCCCCAGGTCTCCCTCACAAGAACACCCACCCTCCAGGGAGCGCTTTGAAAAACGTATGATGGAACACATGGACGCAGAAAAATCTGAGCAAAGAACGAATCGTATTGACTCCATCGATAGTGCTCAGTCTTCATCAATGGCGGACACAGACTCACGGTCGAATTCACGTGATCCTGATTACGAAGATGCATTACCTGTAGAAACTGCTGTATCTCCTGATGCAGCACCCGCATCGTCACCAAGGCCTCTGGATCGAGGAGTGTCTCTTGCCACCTCTGCAACTGATAAGTCGGACAACCGGGATTTAGAGGAGTATCGACGGAAGCTGGAACGACGTGATGCCAGTTTGGATGGCACAGAATCTATATCTGAGAGTAACTTGTCAGAAAGTGGGTCATTGTACACCTCGTCTGATTCTGGGACTCTTACAGCAGATGAAGAACCACCATATGAATCGATCAGGCTAGGAAC AACTGGTACACCTCCACCTGTTCCTCCACCATTGGAGTCCACCTATGAGAAACCAACAGGTGCACAACCTGGGCCAAACTTCTTCAGGGCGGACACTGAGGAAGTTGAGGAGAAGATGACAGCCAGTGAAG CAGTTATGGGGGAAAGTGGTCTTTATGAAAGTATCCGGACGGGCAAGTTTGAGGATGTACCACCTGGTGTTGAACCCACAGCAGGAGATGGGACAAATGGCGGGGAGGGCACATCTCAGCCTGTCGTGCCACCTCGGCCTCCAAATATCGAAAACATGTCAAGAGCTGAGAA AGAAATGAAAGACAACAG AGAGAAGGCTTTGTATGATTATCAAGTAAAGAGGGATGAATATCAGAGGAGACGGGAGGAGAGGAGAAAGTTACAGCAGGCCTCAGTAGAGGAAAAAGATGATAAGCTGAGGGCTCGGCAAAGGAGCCGAATGTGCTCAGTGATGTAG
- the LOC135483249 gene encoding serine/arginine repetitive matrix protein 1-like isoform X7 produces MQHSSAVSNSETMDDSGRALLSMDIDRFTKLGHEELQNGDVTKAVEAFLFAFKQAKQFDDGYLERSCAFNLGAVYIASNNPEKGLELLQRAVPPMNKRDGSSNGDLYYNFGLGYESLKNSAEMVKYFQMALQEYELENNHEMIAALSKKLGQIYAKGSKSKEAADCYGKAAKAFGSLFQVEERILMLSNRAQQLLKVGDKTECLPTLDDCFQLCQKMENKSSQVKLYGDLGLFYTQCGDYGKACQCFQDALYIVKLVTTDKKKEAVIVQNLGAVYNTLGQYEEALNHHTAAAAMHAELGNRGAQGQCFSNAAYSYTQLGDNESAGEFYLHALQASKDAGDKHGEWQAMEGLGAVAFNRGLTDRAVQYFNKALVILSGCEQNLVAQERIVGKLTDAIQCKVAKASDGLPPLPVKHSLSTKESVQSIPVTMSKRELARSHSGRPPSVISLPTKQTPLYVPAPPMKDIDRNIRNEFETKRRPRKISDTGLIIPYYNALGLSDYDSDTDLSLSTAPSSRRVSRSRRLSDEVDGMLKQFREDSYRSEDYYPYYQKPYNTPLWKGRTNRPLTARPERRKKKTSLTNEEVALIRAMRRGSRDTSEKSRQPVEAPKSSKKEKKRRLGARRPVSPSNVMVPHAKNVLSDRRLLRSNTFDSKENYRQRMKKLYKLSDSDIDWEYLNRIGPKPITPRESLIRGRSFVEEGVHIFSSKVSESSSSTSLSLDSKTTKESDSETETDTDSDEETIEEHQDNLPTSFNLDSIRYARTSEEYRRMMKEGREVRRYSPADPDKGVRPMSSRQRPSDRQRSYNGRPSSSKSRPKETDEIPKARVSPRAQAPPSPRQAQPSPRTQPSPREEASSIESPVPVSLPTQNLEMAPRPPESPRSPSQEHPPSRERFEKRMMEHMDAEKSEQRTNRIDSIDSAQSSSMADTDSRSNSRDPDYEDALPVETAVSPDAAPASSPRPLDRGVSLATSATDKSDNRDLEEYRRKLERRDASLDGTESISESNLSESGSLYTSSDSGTLTADEEPPYESIRLGTTGTPPPVPPPLESTYEKPTGAQPGPNFFRADTEEVEEKMTASEAVMGESGLYESIRTGKFEDVPPGVEPTAGDGTNGGEGTSQPVVPPRPPNIENMSRAEKEMKDNREKALYDYQVKRDEYQRRREERRKLQQASVEEKDDKLRARQRSRMCSVM; encoded by the exons ATGCAGCATAGCAGCGCTGTCAGT AATTCAGAAACAATGGATGATTCAGGCCGAGCACTCCTGTCAATGGACATTGACAGGTTTACTAAACTTGGCCATGAAGAACTGCAGAATGGTGACGTCACGAAGGCTGTGGAGGCGTTCTTGTTCGCGTTCAAACAGGCGAAGCAATTTGACGATGGTTATTTGGAAAGGTCATGTGCTTTCAACCTTGGTGCTGTGTATATTGCTTCCAATAACCCGGAAAAGGGACTTGAACTTCTGCAGAGAGCTGTGCCCCCTATGAATAAAAGAGATGGAAGCTCAAATGGAGATTTGTACTATAACTTCGGATTGGGTTACGAATCACTTAAAAATAGTGCAGAGATGGTCAAGTACTTTCAAATGGCACTCCAAGAATATGAACTGGAGAATAACCATGAGATGATTGCTGCACTATCTAAGAAACTAGGACAGATCTATGCTAAGGGTTCTAAGTCTAAGGAAGCTGCGGATTGCTATGGTAAGGCAGCCAAGGCATTTGGTAGCTTATTCCAAGTCGAGGAGAGGATTCTGATGCTCAGTAACCGGGCACAGCAACTTTTGAAAGTCGGGGATAAAACAGAATGCCTGCCAACTCTCGATGATTGTTTTCAACTTTGCCAAAAGATGGAGAACAAGTCCAGTCAAG TCAAATTATACGGTGACCTTGGTCTCTTTTACACTCAATGTGGCGACTACGGGAAAGCATGTCAATGTTTCCAGGATGCTCTCTACATCGTGAAGCTCGTCACCACAGACAAGAAGAAAGAAGCTGTGATTGTACAAAATCTTGGTGCTGTTTATAACACTCTTGGGCAATATGAGGAGGCTTTGAATCATCATACTGCTGCTGCAGCGATGCATG CTGAACTCGGTAATCGGGGTGCCCAAGGCCAGTGTTTCTCCAATGCTGCCTATTCATACACGCAGCTTGGTGACAACGAATCGGCCGGCGAGTTCTACCTTCACGCTCTTCAGGCTTCGAAAGATGCTGGAGACAAACACGGAGAATGGCAGGCGATGGAAGGTCTCGGAGCTGTCGCCTTCAACAGGGGACTAACCGATAGAGCTGTACAGTATTTCAACAAAGCCCTGGTCATTCTATCAGGCTGCGAACAGAATCTAGTGGCACAGGAAAGAATCGTTGGAAAGCTGACGGATGCCATACAGTGCAAAGTTGCCAAGGCTTCAGATGGGCTTCCACCGTTACCTGTCAAACATTCGCTGAGTACCAAAGAGTCAGTGCAGTCG ATACCAGTCACCATGAGCAAAAGAGAGCTTGCAAGAAGTCACAGTGGACGTCCGCCGTCAGTCATCTCGCTTCCAACGAAGCAGACTCCCTTGTATGTACCAGCGCCACCTATGAAGGATATCGACAGGAACATCAG GAatgaatttgaaacaaaaag GCGACCCAGGAAAATTTCTGACACAGGTTTGATCATACCATATTATAATGCCCTCGGTCTGTCGGACTACGACAGTGATACAGACTTGTCGCTTTCAACGGCACCGTCTTCCCGCAGAGTATCTCGTAGTCGAAGGTTATCAGATGAAGTGGACGGAATGCTCAAACAGTTTAGAGAAGACAG TTATCGAAGTGAGGACTATTACCCATACTACCAGAAACCGTATAATACACCTTTGTG GAAAGGTCGCACCAATCGTCCATTGACTGCTAGACCTGagagaagaaagaaaaagacaTCATTGACAAATGAGGAAGTTGCATTGATCAGAGCCATGCGTCGTGGTTCCAGGGACACGTCAGAAAAGAGCAGACAGCCAGTTGAGGCACCTAAATCGtcaaagaaggagaagaaaagaAG GTTAGGTGCAAGGAGACCTGTAAGTCCCTCAAACGTCATGGTACCTCATGCGAAAAATGTGTTAAGTGATCGACGTCTTCTCAGATCAAATACATTTGATTCCAAGGAAAATTACAGACAACGCATGAAGAAGTTGTATAAACTTTCAGATTCTG ATATTGACTGGGAATACCTCAATAGAATTGGGCCAAAACCGATAACTCCCCGTGAGTCGCTGATCCGTGGCAGGAGCTTCGTTGAGGAAGGTGTCCACATCTTCAGCAGTAAAGTTTCAGAGTCGTCGTCATCCACGTCACTAAGCTTGGACTCAAAAACAACCAAAGAGTCGGACAGTGAAACAGAAACTGATACTGACTCTGATGAGGAAACGATTGAGGAACACCAGGATAATCTCCCAACAAGCTTTAACCTAGACAGTATTCGATATGCTCGCACATCTGAGGAGTATCGGCGCATGATGAAGGAAGGCCGTGAAGTACGAAGATACTCACCTGCGGATCCAGACAAGGGTGTGCGTCCTATGTCATCGCGGCAAAGACCATCAGATAGACAGAGGTCTTATAATGGCAGACCGTCATCTTCAAAAAGCAGACCCAAAGAAACTGACGAAATACCCAAGGCGCGTGTGTCACCTAGAGCACAAGCTCCACCATCACCACGCCAGGCTCAACCGTCACCCCGAACGCAGCCATCCCCAAGAGAAGAAGCCTCCTCAATCGAATCACCTGTGCCAGTATCTTTGCCAACCCAAAACCTTGAGATGGCACCGAGACCACCTGAGTCCCCCAGGTCTCCCTCACAAGAACACCCACCCTCCAGGGAGCGCTTTGAAAAACGTATGATGGAACACATGGACGCAGAAAAATCTGAGCAAAGAACGAATCGTATTGACTCCATCGATAGTGCTCAGTCTTCATCAATGGCGGACACAGACTCACGGTCGAATTCACGTGATCCTGATTACGAAGATGCATTACCTGTAGAAACTGCTGTATCTCCTGATGCAGCACCCGCATCGTCACCAAGGCCTCTGGATCGAGGAGTGTCTCTTGCCACCTCTGCAACTGATAAGTCGGACAACCGGGATTTAGAGGAGTATCGACGGAAGCTGGAACGACGTGATGCCAGTTTGGATGGCACAGAATCTATATCTGAGAGTAACTTGTCAGAAAGTGGGTCATTGTACACCTCGTCTGATTCTGGGACTCTTACAGCAGATGAAGAACCACCATATGAATCGATCAGGCTAGGAAC AACTGGTACACCTCCACCTGTTCCTCCACCATTGGAGTCCACCTATGAGAAACCAACAGGTGCACAACCTGGGCCAAACTTCTTCAGGGCGGACACTGAGGAAGTTGAGGAGAAGATGACAGCCAGTGAAG CAGTTATGGGGGAAAGTGGTCTTTATGAAAGTATCCGGACGGGCAAGTTTGAGGATGTACCACCTGGTGTTGAACCCACAGCAGGAGATGGGACAAATGGCGGGGAGGGCACATCTCAGCCTGTCGTGCCACCTCGGCCTCCAAATATCGAAAACATGTCAAGAGCTGAGAA AGAAATGAAAGACAACAG AGAGAAGGCTTTGTATGATTATCAAGTAAAGAGGGATGAATATCAGAGGAGACGGGAGGAGAGGAGAAAGTTACAGCAGGCCTCAGTAGAGGAAAAAGATGATAAGCTGAGGGCTCGGCAAAGGAGCCGAATGTGCTCAGTGATGTAG